The genomic segment CACCCCTTGACAACTTTTTCTGTCAAGCTCTAGATTGAGTGCATGGAGGACATCCGAGTACTCACCGACAGTGCCGCCGTCGAGGTCGCACTCGATCCGATCCGCACCTCGATCCTCGACGCCTTGAGCGAGCCCGGTTCGGCCACGACCGTCGCGGCGGCGATCGGGTCGACTCGGCAGAAGGTGAACTACCACCTCAAGGCGCTCGAGGCGCACGGGCTGATCGAGCAGGCGGAGACCCGCCTGTGGGGCGGCATCAACGAGCGGTTCATGCGTCGGTCGGCCCGCTGTCTGGTGGTCTCGCCCGGCGTGCTGCAGAACGCCGCCGTCGATCCCGACGAGATCGCCGACCGCCTGTCGGCCGCGTATCTCATCGCCGTGAACGCGCGCACCGTCTCCGAAGTAGGAGCCATCGCGAACAGCACGACGACCGAGACGCGCCTTCCGACCCTCACCGTCGACACCGTGATCGGGTTCGCCTCGCCCGAGGACCGGGCGGCCTTCGCCACCGAACTGCAATCGGCGATCGCTGCTCTGGTCGCCCGCTACCACCACGACGAGGGCCGGCCGCATCGGTTGACCCTCTCGTCCTACCCCCGACCGAAGGAGTCATCATGAACCGCCCCGACGAACCGGAACGCGTCGAGCACCGGATGGAACGCCGCTACCCCCTGGCCGCCAGTCCCGAACAGGTGTGGGAGGTGATCGCCACGGCCGACGGCATCGCGTCATGGATGGCACCCACCCGGCTCGAACCGCAGGCCGGAGGCCAGGTGACTTTCGACCTCGGCGACTACACCTCCCGCGGAGTCGTCACCGACTACACGC from the Herbiconiux aconitum genome contains:
- a CDS encoding ArsR/SmtB family transcription factor → MEDIRVLTDSAAVEVALDPIRTSILDALSEPGSATTVAAAIGSTRQKVNYHLKALEAHGLIEQAETRLWGGINERFMRRSARCLVVSPGVLQNAAVDPDEIADRLSAAYLIAVNARTVSEVGAIANSTTTETRLPTLTVDTVIGFASPEDRAAFATELQSAIAALVARYHHDEGRPHRLTLSSYPRPKESS